One genomic window of Methanosalsum zhilinae DSM 4017 includes the following:
- a CDS encoding flavodoxin family protein, whose amino-acid sequence MKFNDLKALFLNCTLKRSPELSHTEGLLNKSKAIMEKNGVLVEILRPVDYQIAPGVYPDMKEYGWEVDEWPQIFKKVMDADILIMGTPIWLGDKSSVCTRVVERLYSSSGELNENGQYIYYGRAGGTVITGNEDGAKHCAMNILYSLQHLGYVIPPQSDAAWIGEIGPGPSYLDEGSGGPENDFTNRNTTFMTWNLMHMARILKDLGGIPAHGNQRSKWDAGCRFDHPNPEYR is encoded by the coding sequence ATGAAATTCAATGATCTAAAAGCTCTGTTCCTGAACTGTACTCTGAAAAGATCACCTGAACTGTCACATACTGAAGGTCTTCTGAATAAATCAAAGGCAATTATGGAGAAAAACGGAGTCCTGGTTGAAATATTAAGACCGGTTGATTATCAGATTGCTCCAGGGGTTTATCCAGATATGAAGGAATATGGGTGGGAGGTTGATGAATGGCCGCAGATTTTCAAAAAGGTAATGGATGCTGATATTCTGATCATGGGAACACCAATCTGGCTTGGGGATAAATCTTCTGTCTGTACCCGGGTTGTGGAGAGACTGTATTCCTCATCAGGTGAATTGAATGAAAATGGGCAGTACATTTACTATGGTAGGGCTGGAGGTACTGTTATTACTGGTAATGAGGATGGTGCAAAGCACTGTGCAATGAACATTCTGTACTCTCTGCAGCATTTGGGATATGTGATACCTCCACAGTCAGATGCGGCCTGGATTGGTGAGATTGGTCCGGGACCCTCCTATCTGGATGAAGGTTCAGGTGGTCCGGAAAATGATTTTACAAATAGGAACACAACCTTTATGACATGGAACCTTATGCATATGGCCCGGATTCTGAAGGACCTGGGTGGTATTCCTGCACACGGGAACCAGAGATCTAAATGGGATGCAGGATGCAGATTCGATCATCCAAATCCTGAATATAGATGA